From the Lathyrus oleraceus cultivar Zhongwan6 chromosome 4, CAAS_Psat_ZW6_1.0, whole genome shotgun sequence genome, one window contains:
- the LOC127076155 gene encoding protein DMR6-LIKE OXYGENASE 2 translates to MATTVKPLVTDLASTLNHVPSNFIRPIGDRPDLLLLSSTNDSIPIIDLQGLDSSDRSEIIQKIAHACQNYGFFQIVNHGVPEEVLGDMMNVSKEFFNMSESERMKSYFEDPLKPTRLSTSFNVKTEKVSNWRDFLRLHCHPLEDYVHEWPANPPSFRDDVAEYSKQLRNLALRLLEAISESLGLEKDYINKALGKHGQHMAINYYPPCPEPELTYGLPAHADPNVITILLQNDVVGLQVLKDGKWVTINPVPNTFIVNIGDQIQVISNDRYKSVLHRALVNSEKERMSIPTFYCPSPDAIMKPAPQLIDNDHPAQYKEFEYNEYYKKFWNRGLSKETCVDMFKA, encoded by the exons ATGGCCACAACCGTGAAGCCTTTAGTAACAGACCTTGCTTCCACCTTAAATCATGTCCCTTCAAATTTCATCAGACCCATTGGTGACCGTCCAGATCTTCTACTCCTATCATCCACTAATGATTCCATTCCTATCATTGATCTTCAAGGCTTAGATTCCTCAGATCGTTCTGAAATCATCCAAAAAATTGCTCACGCTTGTCAAAACTATGGATTTTTTCAA ATTGTGAATCATGGGGTTCCAGAGGAGGTGCTAGGTGATATGATGAATGTGTCGAAAGAGTTCTTTAATATGTCGGAGAGTGAGAGGATGAAGAGTTACTTCGAAGATCCATTGAAGCCGACAAGACTTTCAACGAGTTTTAATGTGAAGACTGAGAAAGTTTCAAATTGGAGAGATTTTTTGAGACTTCATTGCCATCCTCTTGAAGATTATGTTCATGAATGGCCTGCAAACCCTCCTTCTTTCAG GGATGATGTGGCAGAGTATAGCAAGCAACTGAGAAACTTGGCATTGAGATTGCTTGAAGCAATATCAGAGAGTTTAGGTTTAGAAAAAGATTACATAAACAAAGCATTAGGCAAACATGGACAACACATGGCTATTAACTACTACCCTCCATGTCCTGAGCCAGAACTAACATATGGTTTACCAGCACATGCTGACCCAAATGTTATCACTATTTTGCTGCAAAATGATGTTGTTGGTTTACAAGTTCTTAAGGATGGTAAATGGGTTACTATAAATCCTGTTCCTAACACCTTTATTGTCAATATTGGTGACCAAATTCAG GTGATAAGCAATGATAGGTATAAGAGTGTGCTGCATAGAGCATTGGTGAATAGTGAGAAAGAGAGGATGTCTATTCCAACTTTCTACTGTCCATCACCAGATGCAATCATGAAACCAGCTCCTCAACTCATAGACAATGATCATCCTGCTCAATACAAGGAATTTGAATATAATGAATACTACAAGAAATTCTGGAATAGAGGGCTTTCAAAAGAAACATGTGTGGATATGTTCAAAGCTTAA
- the LOC127076156 gene encoding protein DMR6-LIKE OXYGENASE 2, whose amino-acid sequence MATMKPLVTDLASTLNYVPSNFIRPIGDRPDLQLLSSTNDSIPIIDLQGLDSSNRSEIIQKIAHACQNYGFFQIVNHGIPEEVLGDMMNVSKKFFNMSESERMKSYFEDPLKPTRLSTSFNVKTEKVSNWRDFLRLHCHPLEDYVHEWPANPPSFRDDVAEYSKQLRNLALRLLEAISESLGLEKDYINKALGKHGQHMAINYYPPCPEPELTYGLPAHADPNVITILLQNDVVGLQVLKDGKWVTINPVPNTFIVNIGDQIQVISNDRYKSVLHRALVNSEKERMSIPTFYCPSPDAIMKPAPQLIDNDHPAQYKEFEYNEYYKKFWNRGLSKETCVDMFKA is encoded by the exons ATGGCCACAATGAAGCCTTTAGTAACAGACCTTGCTTCCACCTTAAATTATGTCCCTTCAAATTTCATTAGACCCATTGGTGACCGTCCAGATCTTCAACTCCTATCATCCACTAATGATTCCATTCCTATCATTGATCTTCAAGGCTTAGATTCCTCAAATCGTTCTGAAATCATCCAAAAAATTGCTCATGCTTGTCAAAACTATGGATTTTTTCAA aTTGTGAATCATGGGATTCCAGAGGAGGTGCTAGGTGATATGATGAATGTGTCAAAAAAGTTCTTTAATATGTCGGAGAGTGAGAGGATGAAGAGTTACTTCGAAGATCCATTGAAGCCGACAAGACTTTCGACGAGTTTTAATGTGAAGACTGAGAAAGTTTCAAATTGGAGAGATTTTTTGAGACTTCATTGCCATCCTCTTGAAGATTATGTTCATGAATGGCCTGCAAACCCTCCTTCTTTCAG GGATGATGTGGCAGAGTATAGCAAGCAACTGAGAAACTTGGCATTGAGATTGCTGGAAGCAATATCAGAGAGTTTAGGTTTAGAAAAAGATTACATAAACAAAGCATTAGGCAAACATGGACAACACATGGCTATTAACTACTACCCTCCATGTCCTGAGCCAGAACTAACATATGGTTTACCAGCACATGCTGACCCAAATGTTATCACTATTTTGCTGCAAAATGATGTTGTTGGTTTACAAGTTCTTAAGGATGGTAAATGGGTTACTATAAATCCTGTTCCTAACACCTTTATTGTCAATATTGGTGACCAGATTCAG GTGATAAGCAATGATAGGTATAAGAGTGTGCTGCATAGAGCTTTGGTGAATAGTGAGAAAGAGAGGATGTCTATTCCAACTTTCTACTGTCCATCACCAGATGCAATCATGAAACCAGCTCCTCAACTCATAGACAATGATCATCCTGCTCAATACAAGGAATTTGAATATAATGAATACTACAAGAAATTCTGGAATAGAGGGCTTTCAAAAGAAACATGTGTGGATATGTTCAAAGCTTAA